The stretch of DNA ttttatgaattgaatatttattttctaatttagattttcaaatatggataatctaataaatcaaatccaaatttttaatttaaatttttagttgaatTAGATCTGGACTAGCCCAAATTTGACTGAGTCAGCGTGGTCCTATACGAAATTTGGCCATATTCAGCTGAATTCGTTCAGTCAGCTTTAGTCGAAATTTGGCCCAATCGGCCCTACAcgaaatttggaagtattcggccGAGTTGAcccgacccaaatttgaccGCATCTAGTTGAGTCAGTCCCAAataaaatttggtcgtattcaagtGAGTTTGCCGCAACCAAAACTTGGTCGTATTCAGCCTAGTCAGCTTAGGtcaaaatttggccgagtcgatCCTAGCCCAAATTTGGCTGAGTTGGTCCTAGTccaaatttggttgtatttggTTGAGACAGCCCCAAAATCTGGCCTATTCGGACGAGTCAGTCGCGATtgaaatttggttgtattcagCCGAACCGGCGCCAGTCGAAATTCGGTCGAATTTAGTTGAGTTGAATCCAACCAAAATTCGGTCGAGTTCAGTCGAGTCAACCCCGACCGAAATTTGGCCGAGGCAGCCTTGATCCAAATTTGATTGAGTCAGTCTCGACCGACTAATTCAGTCCAGTCAGCCCCGACCATCCCCGACCGAAATTTGATCGAGTAGGTCCTAAcccaaatgtggccatatttTGCCGAGTCAAATTTGGCTAAAATTTGGCCGTATTAGGTGAAATCGATCCTGGTCAAAATTCAGCCGAATCCAATCAATTCAATCCCGACCGAAATTTTGTCGAGTTGACCCTGACctaaatttggtcgtattcggccATGTCATCCCCAACCAATATTCGATCATAGGTGACCAAATTTTATTGAGTCAATTCTGACCGAAATTTATAAATACTTGGTCGAGTCGACCATAACAGAAATTCGTTAGAAGCCGAATCGATCCTAGCCAAAATTTAGCCATATTCAACCAAGTCGACCTCAACCAAAATTTAGACGACCTGACCAAAATTCAGCTGAGTCAGCCACGACTGACAGTAAACTAAGGTTGTCCCATGTTGAAATTCGACCAAATTGACCGCGACAAAATATCTGACAAATTTGATGGTATCGACCTTAAAGACACatgttttagaaaattcaatttaaatttattttataaaaatgaattctGAATTTTCAACTTGATCAAAATATTtgaatctaaatttaaattttaatctaaatatttgaatctggatttaaaaaaaattcaaactaattttattaaaataataaatttagatcgaaaatctaatctaattatttaaattaaaataaatgtaaattggATAATTAGAAATCCAAACTATGATTTTTGCGTTAGTCTTGAGGTGACCAATTTGAATGCaggataattaatattttatatttcataaatttagtattatattacaaattttaaaaataacatcaatTAACAAATTTGTTAAGAATAGTAAAAATTTGCAatatagtataataatataCGTTTGATTAAAACCTCGTATATATTGTTACAAAAATTGATGAACAGTGGATCGTGTCTCTAGATGTCATTTGAACTCGTCAAATCAAATAACACTCAATAGCATAACATATCTTCATTCCTGTGTTTTGTTAGAATGGAAGACTTTCGGAATACAATGTATaccttttttaaagtttaaaatgatttataattaaatgatttttttgatAGACACAAATGCTAAAATTTGATGACTCAAATTGatgtttttaatttacttttatcaGAGGAGTGAACAAATCCAccaatttatctttttaaattaaaaattgaaacataaatCATTTAAAGGATTAAATGTTTTAggatatattatttaaaatagataaatatataatcatattataacttaaatcattataatattaaaaaacaaaactttaattattaattatgataaaataatttataatgtaaaaataataaatatatcaattgaattaattaaaaataataatttttaattaaaaactttaaaatgtaTTGAAATTGTTCAAACTGCCCCCACCTTCAATCAAGTAGGTTGGCTTGGCAGCTTATGTAAGAACAGTTTGATTTTGGTACATGTAATTTTTAACATCTTGTCTTGGAAGGCAGCTCTACACCACTATTTGTCCACTTGCAGTTTTGTTGTTCAAGCTTCTGAGCAGCAGAAAAATGAGATAATGATTTACAATGATAGAATATGACACAATGATTTTCCAAAGAAAATTGGCCACACAGGACCATGGTCCACAACCACAATGCAAGTTAGCATGATATTGTTCTTTCTCTgttaaaaaaagtacaaaaatgtTGCATTCATAGAACACTGGATATTTTGCTCTCCTCTCAATTTCAAAAGATCCTgctatatatatgaatacaaATTCATTTCAATCATTCACACCAGGGACAAATGACTACAAATATTCCACCTTGTGGAGGTTTACTTCTGATAGATTATAGTTGATAATGCTGAGTCAACACGATTTTTTTCCTTACAAAAGAGAGGGGAAATCATTCTTTACTTTTATCTCTGTTCCAACACGCATTTCTAATTTTGGAATAATTATCCATCCCAAAAAGATTCTACTCAGTTGAAAACAAAGATGACTCAAATTTAGGAATTTGAGAATGAACTTCATAACTAACCATGTTATGTTATACTTACAGTTTGGATAAAATAGTTGGGTGTAACAGAAAGCAGAACCATGTATATTTCacagaatataaaaaactatataCCAAATTACATTTGCAAACAGCCACATCAGGACTGAAATAATAGTCAATATACAACGAATTCAATTTACCAGTCAATATATGTAGTTGGTGAGAGGCACTATTATgtatttcttcatcttctttttccGTGTGGCTTTGGATGAGTGAATTATGAGTTAAATAACAAGGCTGGCTATGTGTTAAAAATGATGCCAAGATCCACCTTACAGGAATATACAGTGTTATAGGGGTGAACTCATTCTGTATGAGACATATAACTGCACTGGCTTTAGCCAAACAACGTCAAAAACATACCTTAAGTTTCACTCAACTTTGCTCGCATAATAGACAGCTCTCAACTGTTCAGGAACCTGTCTGCATTGGGAGGAGAGACCCTTGCTTGCCTTCTATGAACATTGCAAGCTCTGTCGGCGCAACCACCAATCTTAACCACTTCTGTAACTCTTCACCCTCTACTTTCTCTTTTTCTGATGAATCAGTATCAGCACTATTAGAACACCACAGTTAAGCAAAGCTACATGGTTCACAGTCATCTGTATTGATACATAGTTAACATATGCAAAAGATTTCATACACCAATTTCATTTTTCCCTCTGATGATCATTGTATTATATAGAAGTGTAACATTCAGTATAGAgtaaagttcaaaacaaaaacttGCGTCTAATTCACCCACACAATTTCCAGTGGTGACATGACAGTATACAGGTATGAACATGCAAGAGATagaactttctattttttagttaaacCCTAACCTAAATATATACATTATcaatttaattaggttaaaaaatttgaagttaTAAAACCTTTAGTTTTGGACAATCAGCTGAAACAAAGCATGAGACCCGTATAGTTACCTTCTAAATGAGCACCTAGACCCTCCAAAACAGTAGGATTAGCTCGCACAATGGAAAGTGATACTTCCAGCGCCGACTGCAGCAATGCTTTCACTTCTCTTTGAACAAGATCAACAAGGTGTCCCTGTTTGTTTAGATAAAAATCAGCATATAGTAAAAATTGAataggaagaagaaataagttaatGAAATACAGGACCTGATCTCTTCCCCAAGGAACTGATCCGCCAGATTCATCCATTCCACCATTGGAAAGGGTGGCAATTGACACAGGACCTATTGTCTGATTAAGACCATATTCAGCAATAGCTTTGTATGCCATATCAGTTGCTCGCCTGATGTCATCAAGTGCACCGGTTGACACTCTACCCGAATAAACAACTTCTTCTGCAGCACGTCCTCCGAGTAAGGTAACTAGACGGCCACGCAACTCGTCAATGAAAAGCAAGTATCTGTCCTCATTTGTTGGAGGAATGTAAGTGAATCCCAAAGCCCCTCCTGATCTAGGTAATATGCTTAGTTTCTGATAACATACACAAAATACTAAGGCATGAATGGCTTttcttaataaacaaaaaacaaacataattttCAATACAAAAGTAGGCTAAAATTACCAAACAGAAAATTTTGGCAAGTATTCAATTCGAAATAGAATAAAGGAGGGTTGGGTTCATTTCACAAGTACAGATACTTAACATGTGTTTTCGATAGTTTGCTTGTCTAGACAActaaaaatccaaaaataccAAACCAGTATGATTATCtgactttatttattaataccTTACCATTTGCAATGACATTTGGCATATTTATATGGCCAAGAATAGAATATTTTCTATGGTTTACCTCAACACGTGGCTGTCCAGGAAGAAGGCTTGCAACTGCAGTACCTACTACAGCATGGCCAGCTTCATGTCGTGCAACTACAGCCTTCTCACTTCCTTTCAACTTAGCAGTCTTCTTTTCTATGCCCTGAAACAAGTTACTTGGTCCATTTTATCCAGCACAGGTAAAACTtacaaaactaaattttttcaatttaactttTGTGATTAACATTCCAAATCCTGCCAGACGGCAGCTGTAAAGTGAAAATGTCCATCTATCAAGATTTCAAGAGACATTGTAACTTACTGCTATTGATCTTTCTACAGCATGAATGAAATCAATTTTCTCcacaataattttgttttgtcttCCCGCCAGTAAAGCAGCCTCATTTACTAGGTTTGCAAGATCCGCTCTTCAATTATGTGTACCAGTGTGTCAAATCAAAATTTCAgtcttctaaatatttaaaagagataaaaaggtATGAACGAAACAGAATAATTACCCTGTAAAACCAGTGGTCATACAAGCAATGTCACCAAGGTCAACATCCTTAGCTAAAGGAAGTTCTTTCTTGGAAACATGAACTTTTAGGATAGCCTCTCTTCCAATCCTGTCAGGTGTTTCCACCTAAATCGaaaatgaacatttttttttcttagaataTGCCAAGTCAAGGTCATTCTGAAATCAGTATAAAAATCAAAGGAGGTTATGTATTTAAATAGAATCCAGACCATAACTACTCGATCAAATCTTCCTGGCCTTCGGAGTGCAGGGTCTAAGACATCTGCACGATTAGTTGCTCCAAGAACAATGACTGCAGAATTGCTGTCAAAACCATCCATCTCCTGCAATTCAGTTAAAAAATTAGCCTCTTATTTACATAATCCCCCACCACCAATGCtcgaaaaagaaaatacaagaaaatgaaaaattggttACAGTGAGTAGCTGGTTCAAGGTTTGTTCTCGTTCATCATTGCTGACGATCCGAAATTTACCATCGCGACTTTTAGCCACAGCATCTATCTGCATACCAACATGAAAGCTTAATTGATTGAATAGTAAACATTAAATCAAACACCTAAcagaataaaaaagtatatatttttaccTCATCAATAAATATAATGGACGGTGCCTCTTTCTTTGCCCTTGCAAAGAGATCTCTCACACGGGAAGCACCCATACCGACATATAACTCTACAAACTCACTAGCAGAACAACTTATAAATGGTACATCAGCTTCCCCTGCCACCGCCTTCGCCAGTAAAGTCTTACCTGTCCCAGGAAGACCCACCTGTAAGATAAAACAATGGATATTTACAACCTACATGTCAAATTAAagcaataataaaatgaaaaataacttgGCTATGAATAATCCAGTGAAGTACCATTTCAAACTAACACAATAGTTATCTCATTTTTTGCAAGTTAATAATCATGAAATAAGAGAAAACATACATCATATAATACGGTAGAAAATTTTACTGGatattattagaaaatattCCCAAAAGAAATTTCCCATATTTGATCCCTTTCCCAAGAAAACATTTACAGCTACAAAGTGTTTGCTGGCAGACCAACATGTGCTTTCATCCTCAAATCAAAATACCACTGTgtattatttatcatatatcccTAGCTAGACTCACCAAGAGAACACCTCGGGGAGGACGAGCTCCAAGTCGTATATATCTGTCAGGATTGCGAAGAAATTCCTGGCAAGCGAACATCAGCATAAACTACTCGTCCATATCTCCAAACAAAAGGAACATAAAAAGGCCTGTTGTATAATAGAAAGACTTCTATATGCCCTAAAGAATTTTAGAGCTAAGTATGAGATGAAGAAAGTCCAGCCTACCACAATCTCTTCTAGCTCCTCCTTAGCCTCATCAACACCAGCAACATCAGCAAATGTGATAGTGTCACCTTGTTCAGATGACTTTGTGCCAGCAGAAGTTCCTGACTTACGATTCCTAATCTGGCCAGGGGAATGCTGCACTAGCAATTCAATTCCTCAAAAACcagttttaaaatgtttaaaaaaaaattggataagAAGGCCtgtgaaaatagaaaatgagtGAGTGAAGGAATTCAAACTCACCGCAGAAAAACTAATAGGGAATCGATGGAGCAGCCCTGCAAGCAGAGCACAATAAAACACGGCTACCTGCAAATATCAGAATGAAGTCAACAGCATGTTATATTAATATAGTGTCAACCACAACAGACAAGGAAAGTCATAATGAATGAAATGGGAAGTTTAATGTCTTAAACTATTGATACATTATAATTGAAACATATCATATTCAACAAATGTGAAAGAAAGAAGATTTATCTCAAACTAGCTTCTATTTATCATCTGAAGTAATCGGTtcttaaaagttattatttcaaattctcATTGGACAAAAtctatagtttttaattataaataaacatgTACAATATAGTTTCATGAGCTtgataattttatcaactatacTAGCCACAGACAAGTGACACAAGATA from Vigna unguiculata cultivar IT97K-499-35 chromosome 8, ASM411807v1, whole genome shotgun sequence encodes:
- the LOC114194232 gene encoding ATP-dependent zinc metalloprotease FTSH 9, chloroplastic-like isoform X1, which produces MSALEYLYLSPITYTKVVLNSHNWRKPSPPFRQNTCRFVPNSAPVRVQGVWRDSGRFDLWRTRKVHGGAVRASGGQEGDSGEKSGEGQGVDKGSTGPGSNRRREKQGKGWWWWLGSKSGKWRWQPILHAQEVGVLLLQLGIVVFVMRLLKPGIHLPGSEPRAATSFVSVPYSDFLSKINGDQVQKVEVDGVHIMFKLKSDVEGSEVAAATPLESESLVKSVAPTKKIVYTTTRPNDIRTPYEKMMENEVEFGSPDKRSNGFLNSALVAVFYCALLAGLLHRFPISFSAHSPGQIRNRKSGTSAGTKSSEQGDTITFADVAGVDEAKEELEEIVFMLMFACQEFLRNPDRYIRLGARPPRGVLLVGLPGTGKTLLAKAVAGEADVPFISCSASEFVELYVGMGASRVRDLFARAKKEAPSIIFIDEIDAVAKSRDGKFRIVSNDEREQTLNQLLTEMDGFDSNSAVIVLGATNRADVLDPALRRPGRFDRVVMVETPDRIGREAILKVHVSKKELPLAKDVDLGDIACMTTGFTGADLANLVNEAALLAGRQNKIIVEKIDFIHAVERSIAGIEKKTAKLKGSEKAVVARHEAGHAVVGTAVASLLPGQPRVEKLSILPRSGGALGFTYIPPTNEDRYLLFIDELRGRLVTLLGGRAAEEVVYSGRVSTGALDDIRRATDMAYKAIAEYGLNQTIGPVSIATLSNGGMDESGGSVPWGRDQGHLVDLVQREVKALLQSALEVSLSIVRANPTVLEGLGAHLEEKEKVEGEELQKWLRLVVAPTELAMFIEGKQGSLLPMQTGS
- the LOC114194232 gene encoding ATP-dependent zinc metalloprotease FTSH 9, chloroplastic-like isoform X2 → MSALEYLYLSPITYTKVVLNSHNWRKPSPPFRQNTCRFVPNSAPVRVQGVWRDSGRFDLWRTRKVHGGAVRASGGQEGDSGEKSGEGQGVDKGSTGPGSNRRREKQGKGWWWWLGSKSGKWRWQPILHAQEVGVLLLQLGIVVFVMRLLKPGIHLPGSEPRAATSFVSVPYSDFLSKINGDQVQKVEVDGVHIMFKLKSDVEGSEVAAATPLESESLVKSVAPTKKIVYTTTRPNDIRTPYEKMMENEVEFGSPDKRSNGFLNSALVAVFYCALLAGLLHRFPISFSAHSPGQIRNRKSGTSAGTKSSEQGDTITFADVAGVDEAKEELEEIVEFLRNPDRYIRLGARPPRGVLLVGLPGTGKTLLAKAVAGEADVPFISCSASEFVELYVGMGASRVRDLFARAKKEAPSIIFIDEIDAVAKSRDGKFRIVSNDEREQTLNQLLTEMDGFDSNSAVIVLGATNRADVLDPALRRPGRFDRVVMVETPDRIGREAILKVHVSKKELPLAKDVDLGDIACMTTGFTGADLANLVNEAALLAGRQNKIIVEKIDFIHAVERSIAGIEKKTAKLKGSEKAVVARHEAGHAVVGTAVASLLPGQPRVEKLSILPRSGGALGFTYIPPTNEDRYLLFIDELRGRLVTLLGGRAAEEVVYSGRVSTGALDDIRRATDMAYKAIAEYGLNQTIGPVSIATLSNGGMDESGGSVPWGRDQGHLVDLVQREVKALLQSALEVSLSIVRANPTVLEGLGAHLEEKEKVEGEELQKWLRLVVAPTELAMFIEGKQGSLLPMQTGS